The Gossypium arboreum isolate Shixiya-1 chromosome 4, ASM2569848v2, whole genome shotgun sequence DNA segment gactgcagagtgcgtgattctgtgcatttcgatatttttgggcttaatgggccaacgggcccaaattggtaagaaaacgcggtaagtgtttctgatcatacgtaaatggctatgttatgtatgaaaaccttaagaatagttaaattacttgaatacccctatgtatgcaaaattaccattatacccctagggttacttttggtgaaaagcatgacgatcgattacgtatgatgtatgccatgattatatatcattgcatggggacatgggttatattatggaggaagcgtccggtggctatgccacaattattcgatctggtggctcgccacatatatctgattcggtggctcgccacaatatcagatctggtgacttcgtcacaatatccgcgacctcaccgcgatttcgtggtgtgtagcggttgggtgggtcgagtagtctcccacatggtgtaaggctgatgcaggggtgttatggatgaatctgggttgggtttacgcataaacaTGTATTATCgttacgttacattatgggcctatgggctttattcgaatttcATTCAGGCTAAGACCAACTTTTTCTGTttctgtgggttgagctgatttaggctatggttgggttattttacacactgagtttccccaaactcactccttttattttcatccacgcaggtaatccccaatcatagtgggcttggagctgtgagggaattcggagtggccacccgttctgaaagtttgattttcttctggtgaactggacatccttttaattacgtttgaggttttgggcttttaaatgtaataaggccgcttatttattttgatggttttatatgttttattaagataggtaatatttatatttaactgttgaaattggatagctttaggcgtgttttcaaaagcaagaattgatttcaaaataacacgaaaacaagcaaagcttccataatgaagatattttccaaaattaatcacttttcctaaaagggacttaatcaaatcggtttcctagaaatatacatgacgttaaggtatggcaatggcggtttgcatgtctaggattggatccgaagggagtttggtacttaagcagtccgatggactcacctccccttttccggtttcctacctggtgcatagcttccattcactttaacctataatgaaatcatcttttaaaacactcagtaagttttctttctggatcggaaatgttttgaatgcttcgatgtggcatgtcggatctgaccataacgtctgggtcgggtaaggggtgttacaatgaaagtgTTATGAATATATGTTAGATGATAAGTGGATAGATGCATAAAATAGTAAGTGTATATGTGTATAAATGGATATGTTGGCATTGTGGTCTTTTGGAACCATTGGATATcgttgacatgccataggattgtgagtactcacctatatgtttATGTCTGGGCATTGAGGCCCCGAGATATGTTGAAGAGATAAGAGAATGTTGAGCTTGATTCCATTCACTGGGAtatattggtgtgttggagagtgttagctatatgCTGCACTTCATGGGCTATGTTAGACTTTATGAGTCATTGGTGTGTTTAGAGATCCATTTATCCAatgtattattttttttacatgTTTCATAGTCACAAGATGCCAATATATCAATACGAAATGCTATGAGATATGCTTAATGTAATGCCATCAATGAATATTATAGTATGCTTTCTATTAACCTTTGATATTGTGGCTTATTTTTGGCTTTCATGAATACTCACTGAGTTTGGTTAAGCTCATACTCTtatatgattattttgtagaaaAATAGTTTGAATAAGGAGGAGAAGTGAGCAAGCAAGTGATCTATCCAAGGCTAATGTTTGGAGTATGTGACGTGGCTTCTAAACTTACAAAAGTGAAAGTAATGTGGGACTATTTGCTGGGATTTTGACTTTACCATTTCATtggtttgtaaatggatattATGGACTATTTTAAGGACTTTTCAACTTGGTTTGTGATTGTTTGAATGCCTGAACAATGATTGAATGGCACGTTATGTGTTGTTTTGAAATATAGATATCTGAAATGCTTGAGAATGGTTGAAAATTGGTATAAGTGTTAGAATGGTATGTTTTAAGTTGAGACAAGTTGAAAATGACCATTTGATATAATTTGAACCATTATTGTATTTGGAATTGCATGAAATGCAAATTTGATATGTTGAGTAATTGAATTGTGGTTTTAGGATTGCATGCTAGCCTAGCTAATTACTTAAGGTGTCAAAATTAGTGATTGAATGATCTAGTGTAATTGAGCATGTTTTGAATGATCTCTATATGCTATATGTTAGAAGTGAGAAATTGGCATAAGAACACGAAATGGTATGTTTGCTATTGGGTTGAAACGGTAAGTGCAAGTTGCTGGGCTGTTTTTACGAAAATTGCACACAACATTGCGATTTAGTTTGTATGACATCGGGACGCCCTTTTTCGCGTCGTCACGACGTGACTCACGATGCGTTTTGGCATGTTTTTGCTATCGTTGCTATTGGGTCCTGATTTTTAAGCAATGCAATTGGAGTCCTTATATGCTATGAAATGCTATGAAAATTTGCATGGATAAGTTTTacatatttaatttcataattttacttcTAATATTGCAAAAAGggtttttctaaatattttactaaatttactatttagtcctcaaacctttattttaaaattaaatgagttTTACTTATCAGCTTTGGTTAATTCTTTCAGATATTGTTTTAAtaatactttaaaatttaaatgtgtgtttaatttgatgttttatgaatgtCTCGTATGATGTTTGTTAaatgacaattttacccctaattaTTATATTGATGATTATTGCTAGATACGCATGATTTAGGGTTTGTATGTTACCCTTAATTGTTAAATTGAGTATTATGCTTGTATATATTGTGGTGTGAATGGTGGTCGGCAGCGTAATCACGTACGTGACTAATGTGATGTTCTAGATTTGAGTTGGACCGTTTCAGCCTAGGACACAACACACCTACAACCCAGTGGAGGAATATTCTGACTCTCACATGAAGAACACAAATTTCTTTTTTAGGGTTTCAAAAGACTGTATTTTAGTGTTCACAAGAGTAAATGATCAATGCTtcgattgaaaaaaaaaactcaacaaACAAAATCGAAGGAATTACAAAAACATTTCTCTAGAAATTGAATCTGCAAAGATTTTGAGAATTTAGTGCAGTAAAAAACTTGAATTACTTCGATGTTTTGGTGTAAAGGATAAATcttagtaaaagaaaatttaattaaaagttaaaactactttaacctttttttttctgTTTCAATAAATTTTCAGTTTTCTCAtttgtttttttcatttttgatatattttaaaattaaacaatCAAATATAAAAGTGACATATGTGGCATCATGTCATTGGCTTGTTGCTTTTTTAATGATTGCTTACTTTTGGACAAAAAAccctaacattttaaaattttaggtgcttaaataggtaaaagaaaatttagttatCAATATGATAAAAAATTTGTTTCATAGAAAATAACTTATGGAAAATATTTTATACATCTTCTtgtgtttatttttataaaaaacagCTTGATAAATTAAAAGTAACTTACATGtcaatggaaaataaattatttttcggTAAAATGACTTACTATTTTTGAAAAGCGTAAATAGTTTTTCAAAAAGAGTtcatttataagtaattttatttttatataaaataatttgaatcaagtctaatattattatattattaataaaattaaatttaaaatttaaaaatatttaaaatattaaaatacgaaatattataattttcaatattagtaatcatacatatttatttatttatttatatttaacaatATAATACAAttttttgaataataaattttaaaaaataattttaaaagttaaataatATTCTTCATATATCActgaaaaatatttatattaatattttatatttttatcttcaagaatttaatctctttacttttcaaattttaaaattcagtccAATTATTGATATAGTTAATTTTTTCGTTAATTTTGTTGAtgtgaaattttaaatgaaaatactcacaattatttttattatctatttttattattaaatttatatattatattaattattacaaaatattattttattataaaataaattttaattaccaAAACAAAGTTgtattataatattttgtaacaAATGTATTAATGTAGTGTTCGATtcactaaaataatttttaaaaataatttcaaataaatttgtcaaacaattaaaaatattttatatagaaTAGTCCAAACActaaaaaatatcaaattttctaaaatcaatttatttttaaaaatcatttttgaTATTTTCAATCAAACAAATGAATTTATTCTTCCattcttttaattttggctaTAGGCAGTAATAGTTAAAAGTCAAATTTAACTTTAGGGACAAAGAAATAATCTTTCCAAATTTTATTGGAAGGGTTAATCGTTAATCATTATATTTCTTAGGAAGCTGAACATTATATTTAATATAAGATCattattatgttataaaataaaaataaaagatagaaaaaagtatttattttattaattaatagaaTATTTACAATTCTTCTTCGaagtttattaaaaaatataaatgaaataaaatattaataacacattatattattattattattattattattattattattattattatttgatgttaTTGGAGAAGCAAGTAAGTATTGACCAAAACAAACTTTTCTTTCTTAACaagaaatatatgtatataaaacccGACGGCCTTCCTTTTTCTTTAATCACAATTTCAGATACCCAGCATTATACAACCAAACGAATTTGTTCTTGTTTCGTGACTATTTCATCAACCATAAGCCATGTCTAACCAAGCTGAGTCCTCTGACTCGTAAGTACCTAGATCTAGCTTTCCCTTTTTCTTCGATGGGTTCGTTTTTGATATCTCTGTATTGATTGCGGGTTTGTGTTTCAGGAAGGGGGCTAAGAAGGATTTTAGTACGGCGATCTTGGAAAGAAAGAAGGCAGCAAATCGACTCGTTGTTGATGAGGCAATCAACGATGATAACTCTGTTGTTTCTCTTCATCCTGATACCATGGAAAAGCTTCAGCTGTTTCGCGGTGACACTATTCTCATCAAGGTTTCTACTTTAGATTTGCCTTTTTATTGGTCCTTTTCTTATTGGGTTCTTTTACTTTTCTGATTCTTTCTTAATGGGCATTATTTTATGTTAGCTGTTTTTATGTTTGACGTTTAATTTTCACTAGGTTGCTTGGAACATGAGGTTTTTATTTGATAGGTTTCCTGGGTCTTTATGCTATTCCCTATTGATCTTCAATTTGGGGTTCTCTTGTGGTAGGTTGGATGTATAATGCAAGTTATTTTAGGCTGTTTACATGATTTTGTTGTTGAGGGTCAACATTGTCTGTTAATCTTTTTTGGCAATGAGGCTAATTTCCTATGTCGGTTGGCAATGATTGTTCATTTACCGAGGAGTATGCAATGTTAGTTTGAGCGCATTGTGGGATTGAGGCTTGCGTTTTTATTCTAGTGGCATCTATAGTTATAGAATTCCAATTCTTCTTATCAATTTCAACTTTCAATGTCTTTTAAAGCATATATCCTGTTAATACTGTTTtttgctctctttttttttgtccaaagggaaagaaaaggaaagataCTATCTGCATTGCTCTGGCAGATGACACATGTGATGAACCTAAGATCAGGATGAATAAGGTTGTCAGGTCAAACTTGAGAGTTAGGCTTGGTGATGTTGTCTCTGTGCATCAGTGTCCAGATGTTAAGTATGGAAAACGTGTGCACATCTTGCCTGTGGATGACACAATTGAAGGGGTTACtggaaatctctttgatgcttacCTGAAACGTGAGTAAATTCTTAGTCTTCTATTCACAATTTGTATATGGTTTGGTCTTCTATAATTTATTTTTGGTAGCTTTGGTTATCTATGCAGGTAAAGTTCCTTGTTTAATGAGTCATAAGATAATAATTTGTCATTCTTAATTGATCATTAGCTTATTAATTGATTGAATACATTATTTTTAAGCTTATGGAGTTGACTTCCTGCTTCTCAAAGGCATTTATTGATAGGCTTAAGCTTTCAAGGGTttgtctttctttctttctttgcttgtGCATGTCAGATGTTAAAAATACTTTATAGCCTGACTATCTTTTTTGTTTGTCTCGTTATCTGTACATTTGGGTGGACTGATACCCTCATACATGCATCCTAGGTGGCTGAATTAATATGGACATGCATGCATTGTAACCACTCCTTTATCACTTATCATGtactcatactaaatatttattaatatatttgggGAATTGATTTCATGTCGAATTATTGACAATGCTGTCCttaaatacttttttttttttggtacattACAAATTGGGGGAGTGTGATGTCTTTGCTAGGACCTGAACCTTGGACCTTAAATGCCAACATAGAGCTCTTAACCACTTGCTCCTTTGGGTGGTTGGCTGTTTGTCCTTAAATATGGActgataatttttaaatttacagCTTACTTTCTGGAAGCCTACCGCCCAGTGAGGAAGGGTGATCTCTTCCTTGTGAGGGGGGGAATGAGAAGTGTAGAATTCAAGGTTATTGAGACTGACCCTCCAGAGTATTGTGTGGTCGCACCAGACACTGAGATATTCTGTGAAGGAGAGCCTGTTAAGAGGGAGGATGAGAATAGATTAGATGAGGTGGGTTATGATGATGTTGGTGGAGTGAGAAAACAGATGGCTCAGATTCGGGAACTAGTGGAGCTTCCATTGAGGCATCCACAGTTATTTAAATCAATTGGCGTGAAGCCACCTAAAGGAATCTTGCTTTTTGGACCTCCTGGATCTGGAAAGACTTTGATTGCCCGTGCAGTTGCAAATGAAACTGGTGCTTTCTTTTTTTGCATCAACGGTCCTGAGATCATGTCAAAATTGGCCGGGGAGAGTGAAAGCAATCTTAGAAAAGCTTTTGAGGAAGCAGAGAAGAATGCACCATCTATCATATTCATTGATGAAATTGATTCAATTGCTCCGAAGAGAGAGAAGACACATGGTGAAGTTGAGAGGAGAATTGTCTCTCAGCTGTTGACATTGATGGATGGTCTTAAATCCCGTGCACATGTTATTGTTATTGGGGCCACAAATCGTCCCAATAGCATTGATCCTGCTCTTAGAAGGTTTGGAAGATTTGATAGGAGATTGATATTGGTGTCCCTGATGAAGTTGGCCGTCTTGAGGTGCTCCGTATCCACACCAAGAACATGAAGCTGGCTGAAGATGTAATGTCAAAATTAGAAGCTATGCCCTTTTTTCCTGCATAAAAAAGAACTAGTGAATCTAATTTGTTTTCCTGACTTAATTCAGGTTGATTTAGAAAGAATTTCCAAGGAGACACATGGCTATGTTGGTGCTGATCTCGCAGCTCTCTGTACTGAGGCAGCGTTACAGTGCATCAGGGAAAAGATGGATGTGATTGACTTGGAAGATGAGACAATAGATGCTGAGATACTCAACTCTATGGCAGTCTCAAATGAGCACTTCCAGACTGCTCTTGGAACAAGCAATCCATCAGCCCTGCGTGAAACTGTGAGTATAACCAGGAGATTTCTCAGAAATATACTAATTCTACGCCGGTTATGATTTTTTGGGGTCAGTTCTGTTTCTAATCATATTTCTTGAACTTGATCAGGTTGTTGAAGTACCTAACGTCAGTTGGGAAGATATTGGAGGCCTCGAGAATGTTAAAAGGGAGCTTCAAGAGGTAATACTGTTTACTGCTTTTGATTGCTTATCGATTTACTTACCtttttatcttaaaatttttcaaaaaatgcaATTAACTTATACTTTGGTATGCAGACTGTTCAATATCCTGTGGAGCATCCTGAAAAATTTGAGAAGTTCGGGATGTCACCCTCAAAGGGAGTACTATTCTATGGCCCTCCAGGATGTGGGAAAACCCTTTTGGCCAAAGCTATTGCCAATGAGTGTCAGGCAAACTTCATCAGTGTCAAGGGTCCAGAATTACTAACAATGTGGTTCGGAGAGAGTGAGGCCAATGTGAGGGAAATTTTTGACAAGGCTCGCCAGTCTGCTCCTTGTGTCCTGTTCTTTGATGAACTTGATTCAATTGCTACCCAGGTACATTCAAGGCTATTGAGTTCTATTATCTTTATGAATTGGCTGGCTTTCAGCAGCATGGCATCATATGGGTTTCTGTGCATGGATTATTCTAGCAATCAGAATATGCTTATCTTTGTACACAGTTGGCATTCTTTTGGCTTGCCCATCGTTTGATGCTGATTTATGCTAATGTATTGCAGAGAGGAAGCAGCGTGGGTGATGCAGGGGGTGCTGCTGATAGGGTTTTGAACCAACTTCTTACTGAGATGGATGGCATGTCTGCAAAGAAAACTGTTTTCATCATTGGAGCCACCAACCGACCTGATATTATAGATCCAGCACTTCTGCGTCCAGGTCGTCTTGATCAGTTGATCTATATTCCTCTCCCTGACGAGGATTCTCGCCATCAGATTTTTAAGGCTTGCTTGAGGAAATCACCAATTGCAAAAGAGGTTGACCTCAGAGCTCTTGCCAAATATACTCAAGGGTTTAGTGGGGCTGATATCACAGAAATTTGCCAACGAGCATGTAAATATGCCATAAGAGAAAACATTGAAAAGGTATGATAATGCCAATTTTCTATGCTGTAATGGTGGAATATGCTATATATGTTTTTGACAATGCTTGAGACTCTAGCATAAGATGACTTTTCTGTTTCCAGGATATTGAGAGAGAAAGGAGAAGAAGTGAGAACCCtgaagctatggaggaagatgttGAGGATGAAGTGGCAGAAATCAAGCCTGCACATTTTGAGGAATCAATGAAGTTTGCTCGTAGGAGTGTGAGCGATGCTGACATCCGCAAATACCAAGCATTTGCTCAAACATTGCAGCAGTCGAGGGGATTTGGAAGTGAATTTAGGTTCGCTGAAACTGGTTCCAGGACTGCAGCCTCTGATCCTTTTGCTGCTGCTGCTGGAGGAGCTGATGAAGATGACCTTTACAGTTAAAATTACCTGTCATCTATGTTTTCCCTAATTCATGATTGACAATTTATCTTCTATCTAAATACGTAGTAGGTAATTAAGTTGACTGTATGATTTAAAACAGTAAAAGGCACAAGTGTTTTATCCTGGTTGCCCCCCTTCGGAGTTCAAGGAAACActttttgttatttatttgatttgCAACAGTGGAGGGAATGGGAATGGGAAAATCGGCCccatttataaattatattataaattgcaACTGAGCTGATCCTTTTAGGTTGTCATTCTTTCGAATGGTCTTTCGGTTGAGCCTTACCTTTATTTGCATCACTGTCGGGTATAACATGCGTAAGATATTTTAAAGTTGGTTTACACTAATAACTTTCATAATGGTTAGAAACTAtgctttgtttcaaaatgttacaCACAAAAATTAAACTGACTCGGTAACTTTTTAGAATTTTAATCATTATCTTGTACATAGGATAGGATGGTTGGCAGGTCTTGGAAAAACCCTGTTTCTTAAAATGGATATAAAGTATGGGCTTTGTTTCTCTCATAAACTAGTTAGCCCAACAAGttgtataagaaaaataaaaagcagTCCCCCATGGTAGGGCTAGGGATGGATGCCAGGGGAAAGGGAGTCATGTTCCTTGAAACCAAGGCATCCAAAAATAATTTGGTATTTGGATAAGATAGGAGAGTTGAAAATGAGGATTTGATTAGACTAAGCCGCTTAATGGGAGACAACCCCCACCCCTTCCCCACCCATTATAAATTATGGAGATTAATATGTGTTGTAATTACCGATATGATATATTCGTCCTTCCCACTTTAGGTCTTCTTTGTTTGTTTGGTTTGTTCGCAATCTTGCATTGGTATCATTATATAACCCCATTACCCCCATAACCCCATGTCGGTTTTAAGTCAATTAAGTCCGACAATGGTGTGACCCAACTCGAAATTGTTTGGCAATTTGCATTTTCTTTGTTTGGCTGCCTTCAACAACTATGTTGCAACTCATCTCATTAAAAAAGTCTTGAATGTTATAATCTTGAGATTCAAATTTCCTACtcgttaaatattattttttaaaaactttgtATCCAATTAGTAAATTATCTCATATACAACTTATGAAGTTATTTAGACCTCGTGAACGAGATGAGAGTGACATGTATCTATagggtaaaataaaaaatatatttaatgcaTTGTCATGCATAAATCTtatgtaataataaaatatgaatgacttataaataaatatcaataattttatttaataatcatTAAACATTAATTGTAACCattataaataaatgttaataactcttgaatttagTGTTTAAGGTCTTAGGTTAAGGTCTAGGACCTTAAATTTAGGtttcaaatttttaatatttatttataattaattattatttaattttattgaaataaagttaTTAGTATTTGCTTATAAGACCTTCGCCATTTAATAAATATGTTTATGTTATTATTCACCGAGAATTATATGCCAACAATGCATCAAATATTctccttaataaaataatataaaagtttAATATATTAACAAAAACATATCACATTCTAAACTATACCCATAAAGTTTAAAAACTATGTATCAAAATATCCTTGATTTGCTACAACCTTTTCTTGTAGCAAAATCTTTTTATCACTTAAAAGAATTCACTACAAAAGAGCACACGCATATTAgttcaaatatatattataaatatcttTGTTTCTTTTACTTCTTTCCCATACCTCttgtgtattttaatgtttaatttttgaaaaacaaaacttAATGCTTAATTTGACCCTAAATTATATCTGTTTTCTTATTTTAGcacttaaattaatttttattttattttaatacttaAAATTATCATTCTATCACACAATTTATCAATGgcattaaataaaaatctaaCATTTGgtgctattatatatatatattatacaatatattaatttacctaaataatataaaaaattaaatactaaaatagGTTGTCGGTTGAATTATATACGAAAATGGTATGTTTTTTTGGTGGAGCCTTTTTCATAGGTGCCACcacatttttttatattaattatttttactttaaataaaatattatttttttattttttaaaaaatatttaaatatatgtacCTACTCAAAATACAGGTTAAAAATACCATCGTGTGTGACACCACCTGGACTAGCGACACCAGTCGCGCCTATCAGATAGGCGGCACTGGTCACGCCTGCTAGGTAGGCGCCACTGCCTTCACTCCCAGCGCCTCAGCCTTTGCACACAGCAGCCCCCCGGCGCACAATAACCCTTTGCCCTTGCACAGAACACACTGCCAAGGCAGCATTTAGTCCCttcaaaaggggaaaaaaaaattgaaatgagaTAAGCATGGTCCCCCAAGTTCCAAGCACCAGTGTAGGGAAGAAAGGAGagaaaggagaagaaaaagaagaagaagaaggaagaagaagaaagaataaaaagaaaaaagaaaaaagaaggtaATGtagtattttaataaataattttgtttataatttaaagagtttaattaagaGATTGTGAattttttgttattaattattatttataaattgtttatgtttaatgtttatggttttgggttaatattttttatgaacgtattttttataattattttaaaattaatttgttagtaatttaggattatgctataaattgttgtgtttataattattttaaaactaatttattagtaatttaggGTTATGTTATAAATTATTGTGTTTAGTTTAGTATTTGGTGATTTTtattaatgtaaaattattttgttaaatattttgttagtaatttattataaattgttgtgttttgtgagttttagtaatgtaaatttaataaaagtaattttatagttattttgttagtaatttatgattaggttatataaattgttagtgtttagtttagtgttttgtgattttttaatgtaaattttatataatgtaattttatttgatttttattttttgataattttattgatttattaaaatgttgattaaatttgttgttatataattttataggttGCTTGAAAGAAACTAATCGGtatgtttttatttctattttattttttaatacgatagtttatatttattttaattatattattattgtaaacTAACATAATTTTTTATTGTAGGTAAATTATGGgaaattatgagatatttaccgtgtttttttctttcgaaattgaaattatttattgtatttttgaaacaaattaaatgaattcattttTAATTGCAGATTTGCAACAAATGGGTTCtttgattaataataataataataataataataatcacataTCAAGTACTATTAATTATATggtaatgaaaattttatttgataCTCACATTATTTGCGGaattaaattaagttatattaACTATTCTGCCAATTTAATAATGTCAGGGACCATACCGCGCATTGAGGGGCAATGTTAATAGTGTAAGGTTTCTGCCAGAAGAACGCCTAATGCCATACTTGGAGTCAGTCGAGTTTGGATCAGCGGCATTAATCCGGACCTTTGATTTACGATACGACTTGATTTCGGCTTTAGTCAAGCTATGGCGTCCGGaaacccacacatttcatttttcGTGCGGGGAGTACACCATCACTTTGGAGGATGTTGCACTACAGCTCGGGCTCCCCATCGACAAGAATGCAGTCACGGGCATAAGTTCGATCTCTAGGTCGGCTACCCTTTGCTATGACT contains these protein-coding regions:
- the LOC108460465 gene encoding LOW QUALITY PROTEIN: cell division cycle protein 48 homolog (The sequence of the model RefSeq protein was modified relative to this genomic sequence to represent the inferred CDS: inserted 1 base in 1 codon), giving the protein MSNQAESSDSKGAKKDFSTAILERKKAANRLVVDEAINDDNSVVSLHPDTMEKLQLFRGDTILIKGKKRKDTICIALADDTCDEPKIRMNKVVRSNLRVRLGDVVSVHQCPDVKYGKRVHILPVDDTIEGVTGNLFDAYLKPYFLEAYRPVRKGDLFLVRGGMRSVEFKVIETDPPEYCVVAPDTEIFCEGEPVKREDENRLDEVGYDDVGGVRKQMAQIRELVELPLRHPQLFKSIGVKPPKGILLFGPPGSGKTLIARAVANETGAFFFCINGPEIMSKLAGESESNLRKAFEEAEKNAPSIIFIDEIDSIAPKREKTHGEVERRIVSQLLTLMDGLKSRAHVIVIGATNRPNSIDPALRRFGRFDXEIDIGVPDEVGRLEVLRIHTKNMKLAEDVDLERISKETHGYVGADLAALCTEAALQCIREKMDVIDLEDETIDAEILNSMAVSNEHFQTALGTSNPSALRETVVEVPNVSWEDIGGLENVKRELQETVQYPVEHPEKFEKFGMSPSKGVLFYGPPGCGKTLLAKAIANECQANFISVKGPELLTMWFGESEANVREIFDKARQSAPCVLFFDELDSIATQRGSSVGDAGGAADRVLNQLLTEMDGMSAKKTVFIIGATNRPDIIDPALLRPGRLDQLIYIPLPDEDSRHQIFKACLRKSPIAKEVDLRALAKYTQGFSGADITEICQRACKYAIRENIEKDIERERRRSENPEAMEEDVEDEVAEIKPAHFEESMKFARRSVSDADIRKYQAFAQTLQQSRGFGSEFRFAETGSRTAASDPFAAAAGGADEDDLYS